The Ochotona princeps isolate mOchPri1 chromosome 17, mOchPri1.hap1, whole genome shotgun sequence genome segment gagattttattttatggtctccttgcattattttttcaaataagaaaacatgTGGCAATTCTGGTCATGAAGCTACAAGATCTCTAGAAATGGCAAATAATCCTTGTTTTGACCAGAAAAAATCAGGCCTCTACTCACATAGGACATGGAGCTGGGTCACAGAGGTTTTAGTCAGTTGCCGACCCTGCACCTCCAAGGAGGCCTCGCAGGAGAAATTTCGGCCATCATCCTCTTCTGTGGCCGTGAGCAGCAGCCAGGCGGGATCCCCGGGGGCAGGGCGGGCTGGGGCTCCCTGAAGCCGGATAGTAGGGCTGGGTGACGTCAGGACATGTCCTGAGCAGGTGACATTCACATCTGTCCCTGCCAAGGGGTATGATTCTTCTATCTCCAGGACAGGCGGCGGGAATcctgaaaggaaaaaagacacaaaacacaCATTTCTCCAAACTGGGAGCCACTCCTGGACCCTGGATGCTAGCAGCGCCCTCTGGTGGGCAGACCTCAGAGGAAGGACTTTGGACACCATTACTTCCTCTGGAAAAGCTGAGTGGGAGGCACAACAGGGTGTTTCCGAGATCTGAACGTCTCATCTGCCAATGCCTTACAAAGCCGTGAGACCAGCAAGATGTGTTTTCACACACGAGAAAGGTGAAGTCTCCTGTTCACTTGAGATCGTATGTGACAAAGATGAAGGGGGGTTTCAGCGGCTGTGTGAGCTGTCACATGGGGAAGGAATGAGGCGGCTCACTTACTATAGACATGCACTGGCTGGCGGGCTCTCTGTTCCATCAGACCCAGAGCCACGAGGCAGGAGAGCTCCTGATCGCCGGGCTCCATGGCCCGAATGGTGGCGTTGGCCCAGGCCGTGTCACCCTCCCAGGAGAGGACAACATTCAGCTCCTGATCGCCCAGGGCCATGTGGAATGTGACTTCTCCGGCTGGAAACACTCCAGCCACCTCACAGCTCACTGTCTCTGCCATTCCAACTTCCAGAAGTGAGGAGACCCAGATCTGGGGGCTCTGAGAGAACTCTGCCaagaaatgaggaaaaggaaaaaaaaagaataaaagccaCAATAAACCATGTATTTGGAGGCTCTCCTCCGGAGAGAGTTCACAGCCCAAGCAGAGGAGCAGCTTCGTATCCTCACACCCTCCCCTCTGCCCCGGACCCTGCCGGACCCCTCAGTCCCAGAGGCCATGGCCAGGAGTGCAGGAGTCCTCCCGCACCCAAGGGCTGACTCACCGAAGATGCGGAGCTCCTTGGGGGCCGAGCTGCCGTGGACCAGCCCGCCCCCTTGTGAACTCAGGTCCAGCTCTGCACGGCAGGAGAAGCTGCACCTGTCGGTCTCCCTTTGGGCTCTGACACTGATGGCGACCTCGGCTACATGGGAGGCCGGAGCCAAACTCCAAAAGTTCTTTCTGTGCAGTTCTTGGTTACCCTGGAGAAGGGTAAGCGTGAGATTCTCCAGAGGTGCCACACTGGGGACATGGCACTTCACTGTGAAAGCTTCATCCACGGCCACCCATGCAGGCTGCAACTCCAAGATGACCTGCTCTGGTGGCTCTTGAAGAGAAAAAGATGGACACAGTGAGCGAGTGAGCAACCCCCTCCAGGAAGCAATGGCATGGGACAGGAGTCCTGCCTGTGATAAAACCAACCAGAAGGTTCTGTCCCTAACTGACTGGAATTGGCTTGCTGCCCGCCCTGCCCTAGCTGGGATGAGGTAGCCTGTTGGCTTCTGCTATTGCAAGTAGCTGGAGCCACAGATGAGAGACACGACAGTAGGAGAACTCCCTTGCTCTGATGGTCACTGCCATTCTGGAGAGCTTTATTCTGACAACATGTGCCTTGGGAGCGTTAGCGGCTTTTGGCAGCACAGGAAACCTGTACCCTAGCTTACCAAggtgatttttctaaaaagatttattttgattggaaaggcagatcagatttacagagaaggagagacacagagaaacacttccatccgcttgttcactccccaaatggctgcaatggccagagctcagccattctgaaaccagaagccaggaactacttccgggtctcccacacaagtcccaaggctttgggccaccttctgctgccttcccaggccacaagcagggagctggatgggaagtggagcagccaggacaaaaaccagtgcctatatgagatcccagcgcttgcaaggtaagtatttggccattgagccattgtgccagttccCTGAGTTTTTAACTTCATAAACATCACACCTGTTCCTACAGTCACATGCTTTCTGCTGCTATTTTCAAACTGCTTGAAAGGCCTTCTTCATCTGTCCCCTCAGTTTAAACCCCTCCATTTTCATGAAGATTTCCTTAACTGCCTCACCAAGACCCTCCTTTCTCCAGTCCCTACTTAATGCTAACAACTTGCAGCAAATACTGCAGAACTGATTGTACTCTGTTTTTTAGTAATTAAGAAGTtagcgggcccggcggtgtggcctagcggctaaagtcctcgccttgaaagccccgggatcccatatgggcgccggttctaatcccggcagctccacttcccatccagctccctgcttgtggcctgggaaagcagttgaggatggcccaaggcattgggaccctgcacccacgtgggagacctggaagaggttccaggttcccggcttcggatcggcgcgcatcggcctattgcggctcacttggggagtgaatcatcggacagaagatcttcctctctgtctctcctcctctgtgtatatctggttgtaataaaaaaatgaatagatcttaaaaaaaaaaaaaagaagttagcaCAGGGGCCTACACTATGGTGTAGTAGGTTGGGCtgccacctgtagtgctggcatcccttgagGGCcctggtttgattcccagctgctgaTGCAGGACAGGGGAAgacttgggccgctgcacccatgtgggagactctgaggtAGCccgtggtccagccccagctgttgtggctgtttggagaaggaaccagtagatgaatgatctctctgtaacttttaacttttaactttcataagtaaataatttttttttctttaaggaagtCATCATTATTAACAGTTGCTTCATGTACTTGAACATTACTCCAAGCAGAGACATCTG includes the following:
- the LOC101534264 gene encoding intercellular adhesion molecule 5, whose amino-acid sequence is MEILFGACVQLASLPHPGFSEELFEVSIWPNQTLVEFGQPLTVNCSTTCPDPGPGGIETLLKKTQVDKGPQWKEFLLEGFTENSVLQCFFSCAGIQKDSSLDITVYKPPEQVILELQPAWVAVDEAFTVKCHVPSVAPLENLTLTLLQGNQELHRKNFWSLAPASHVAEVAISVRAQRETDRCSFSCRAELDLSSQGGGLVHGSSAPKELRIFEFSQSPQIWVSSLLEVGMAETVSCEVAGVFPAGEVTFHMALGDQELNVVLSWEGDTAWANATIRAMEPGDQELSCLVALGLMEQRARQPVHVYRFPPPVLEIEESYPLAGTDVNVTCSGHVLTSPSPTIRLQGAPARPAPGDPAWLLLTATEEDDGRNFSCEASLEVQGRQLTKTSVTQLHVLYEPRLEESSCPGNQTWVEGLMQRLACVPKGNPAPAVVCTWKGVLFPPGVPHKATKNHTGLYCCTATNKLGSVSKDIRVLVQGLEEGVSSTIFVIIIAALGVGVVTLALYLNYQPCKIKKRKLPYRQQAESQEEEDQLQVNQ